GCTTATGTATGTTGGGTATACAGGTGACTTGGACTTTATAGTCATTGTCAAGTCAACTATTTTCATTTTATTCACCAGTTTTAGGGTTTTGCAAAAAGCTTTATTTGTTTAAATCCATACCTCCATTTTTGGTGGACAAAACATTGAGAAGTATTAGGGTTAGAGCATACTGTAGCTCTGCAAATCTTGGACCTGGTTTTGATGCTTTAGCTGTTGCTCTTGATGCTTTCTATGACGAGGTTGAGGTTAGGGTTGAGAGTGGCTCTGGAAAAGTGATTGTTGAAAGTGTTTACGGTCCTTACGCAAATCAGGTGAGCAATCCAACAACTGTTGTTGGAGCTGTCAAGGAGTTTAAGCAGTTTAAGGGGCTTGGATTAGAAGATGTTGATGTTGTTATCAGGCTTTTCAAAGGTGTTCCAATAGGCTCTGGTCTTGGTAGTAGTGGAGCTTCTGCAGCTGCAACTGTTGTTGCTTTAGCAAATTTGTTTTATCCAAGTATCAAACCAGAGGAAATGGTTTACATAGCTGGTTTAGCAGAGGCCTATGCAGCTGGCTCTCCACATTTCGACAATGTTGCTGCAAGCACACTTGGAAAACTAGTTGCATTAGCAATTTTGGATAAGGGACTTGTTGTTAAGAAAGTTGATTTTGATGCGTGGTTCGCTATTGCAATGCCTGTTAAAAACATTTTTGGCGAGGGAAAGACAAAGGCTATGAGGGAAGTTGTTCCAAAAACTGTTGAGATGCGCAAAGCAGTTGCTAACTGGAGTAGAGTTGCTGTTATGATGATTTCTGCTCTCCAAGGGGATTTGGAGACATTTGGAAAGATGATGGAGCTTGACGAAATTGTTGAACCTGCAAGATCAAAGCTAATTCCATGCTATGAAGAGGTTAGGAAAGCAGCAAAAAAAGCAAACAGTTTGGGTGTAACAATAAGTGGTGCAGGACCAAGCATAATAGCGCTTGCAAAAGACAAAAGCCATGCAAAAG
The DNA window shown above is from Ignisphaera cupida and carries:
- a CDS encoding homoserine kinase, whose product is MRSIRVRAYCSSANLGPGFDALAVALDAFYDEVEVRVESGSGKVIVESVYGPYANQVSNPTTVVGAVKEFKQFKGLGLEDVDVVIRLFKGVPIGSGLGSSGASAAATVVALANLFYPSIKPEEMVYIAGLAEAYAAGSPHFDNVAASTLGKLVALAILDKGLVVKKVDFDAWFAIAMPVKNIFGEGKTKAMREVVPKTVEMRKAVANWSRVAVMMISALQGDLETFGKMMELDEIVEPARSKLIPCYEEVRKAAKKANSLGVTISGAGPSIIALAKDKSHAKEVAEAMANAYSKCVEAIPIITKTAPQAHTV